A part of Paenibacillus donghaensis genomic DNA contains:
- a CDS encoding NAD-dependent epimerase/dehydratase family protein: MKGCRLLITGAGGFTGRHAVDYFREAGAEVTAVVRRPLSPAQGGAPPLFPANVQTYICDLSDRQAVARMIGETVPEAVLHLAGTNSVPESWREPLLYMETNVMATLYLLEAMRHVPGSRVLVAGSRLKFKPGSEEGPPHPYSLSKTIEELVSLAWGTLFKQPVLLAEPCNLIGPGPSTGFCSLLARHIVNAEMATAAQSPDAGDSTVSAPFKVSSRYVQRDFLDVRDAVRAYDYILRKGEEGRIYRIDSGQTRQLGEIVGQLLSQATAPVPVEWGAEQEAAAAPSVPTASGPPAAAAEAAADDDHAAVLGWKPQIPLEQSLTDILDYCRSEQEGDIR; the protein is encoded by the coding sequence ATGAAAGGGTGCAGGCTGTTGATTACCGGAGCGGGCGGATTCACCGGGCGGCATGCAGTGGATTATTTCCGGGAAGCAGGCGCTGAAGTGACGGCTGTTGTACGCAGGCCGCTGTCACCTGCTCAGGGAGGAGCACCGCCCTTGTTTCCTGCCAATGTACAGACTTATATATGTGATCTGAGCGACCGTCAGGCGGTGGCGCGAATGATCGGGGAGACGGTACCTGAAGCCGTGCTGCATCTGGCCGGAACCAACTCTGTGCCTGAATCCTGGCGGGAACCTCTGCTCTACATGGAAACCAATGTGATGGCTACCCTGTATTTGCTTGAAGCCATGAGGCATGTGCCGGGAAGCCGGGTGCTGGTGGCCGGCTCACGCCTCAAATTCAAACCAGGGTCGGAAGAAGGTCCTCCCCATCCCTACAGTCTGAGCAAAACCATAGAAGAGCTGGTATCCCTGGCCTGGGGCACCTTGTTCAAGCAGCCCGTGCTGCTGGCGGAGCCGTGCAATCTGATTGGCCCCGGGCCATCCACGGGTTTCTGCTCCTTGCTGGCGCGGCATATTGTCAACGCTGAAATGGCAACGGCTGCACAATCGCCGGATGCGGGCGATTCCACTGTTTCTGCGCCGTTCAAGGTGTCTTCCCGCTATGTACAGCGCGATTTCCTGGATGTGCGCGATGCGGTCCGCGCTTATGACTATATTCTCCGCAAGGGAGAAGAAGGCCGGATCTATCGGATCGACTCCGGGCAGACGCGGCAGCTGGGAGAGATCGTCGGGCAACTGCTCAGCCAGGCAACTGCTCCGGTTCCGGTAGAGTGGGGAGCGGAGCAGGAGGCGGCAGCAGCACCGTCTGTGCCTACTGCCTCCGGTCCTCCCGCCGCCGCTGCAGAGGCTGCAGCTGATGACGATCATGCTGCCGTTCTGGGCTGGAAGCCACAGATCCCGCTGGAACAATCGCTTACGGATATTCTGGACTACTGCCGGTCCGAACAGGAAGGAGACATACGATGA
- a CDS encoding dTDP-4-dehydrorhamnose reductase family protein, with protein sequence MKLLILGGNGMAGHLLADYFRRQGHHVFHTTRDRSDLGGLYVDADDIAGVEKLVDIVSPHCLINAMGVLNQFAEMDKIAAYHVNGFLPHRLQRAADAAGARLIHISTDCVFDGTRGGYTEEDKPDGTSVYAVSKSLGEVRAPGHLTIRTSIIGPEIRAGGIGLMNWFLNQSGDVPGYRRVMWNGVTTLELAKVVDSLLESPLSGLIHLAHPAPVSKYELLQLIQDAFGKTDTRIVPDDRPVQDRTLVNTRADVDIRLPAYSVMLAELADWMSTAELSR encoded by the coding sequence ATGAAGCTGCTAATTCTTGGCGGCAATGGTATGGCCGGGCATCTGCTGGCGGATTATTTCCGCCGACAGGGCCATCACGTCTTCCATACAACCCGGGACAGGAGCGATCTCGGCGGACTGTACGTGGATGCCGACGATATTGCCGGAGTGGAGAAGCTGGTCGATATCGTCTCTCCCCATTGTCTGATCAATGCCATGGGCGTGCTGAACCAATTCGCGGAAATGGATAAAATAGCAGCCTATCATGTCAACGGCTTCCTGCCTCACCGCCTGCAGCGGGCGGCGGATGCCGCAGGCGCACGGCTGATTCACATCAGCACCGACTGCGTGTTCGACGGAACACGCGGCGGTTATACGGAGGAAGATAAGCCGGACGGCACTTCAGTGTATGCCGTTTCCAAAAGTCTCGGCGAGGTACGCGCTCCCGGACACCTGACGATCCGCACCTCCATCATCGGCCCCGAGATCCGGGCCGGAGGCATAGGGCTAATGAACTGGTTCCTGAACCAGAGTGGTGACGTGCCGGGCTACCGCCGGGTCATGTGGAACGGAGTAACTACGCTGGAGCTGGCCAAGGTAGTCGATTCCCTGCTGGAATCGCCGCTGAGCGGCCTGATCCATCTCGCGCACCCGGCCCCGGTCAGCAAATATGAGCTGCTGCAGCTTATACAGGACGCTTTTGGCAAGACGGATACCCGGATTGTGCCGGATGACAGACCTGTGCAGGATCGTACACTTGTGAACACCAGGGCCGATGTGGACATCCGGCTGCCTGCCTATTCAGTAATGCTGGCAGAGCTTGCGGACTGGATGAGCACAGCGGAGCTGTCCCGATGA
- a CDS encoding polysaccharide biosynthesis protein, producing the protein MFYNKRIMVTGGTGSWGHELIRQLLPQNPEEIIIFSRSESAQVAMSREFEDGRLSFIIGDIRDKDALVAACRGVDYIFHLAALKHVPVCEEQPYEALKTNVVGTQNVIEAAVANNVEKAIYISTDKAANPSNFYGMTKAIGEKLFVYANLLGSNTRFVTVRGGNVLGTNGSVVHLFMKQIKDKSQVRITDMNMTRFFFTLRDAITLLFKASEISLGGEIFVMTMPTCRIVDLAEVLIEASGKPDVSIVEAGIRPGEKIHEILMSDFESLTTVVYDEQYLVILPTLDMPELKAHYSSYPQVSFNSFSSEDNLMNQHEIKDILIRGGFLQ; encoded by the coding sequence ATGTTCTATAATAAACGGATCATGGTCACCGGTGGCACCGGTTCCTGGGGGCATGAGCTTATCAGACAGTTGCTTCCGCAGAATCCCGAGGAAATTATTATCTTCTCCCGCAGCGAGTCGGCTCAGGTAGCAATGAGCCGCGAGTTTGAGGATGGCCGCTTGAGCTTCATTATCGGCGATATCCGTGACAAGGATGCGCTTGTGGCGGCTTGCCGGGGCGTGGATTACATCTTCCATCTCGCTGCACTGAAGCATGTTCCCGTCTGCGAAGAACAGCCCTATGAAGCGCTGAAGACCAATGTGGTTGGCACACAGAATGTGATTGAGGCTGCGGTGGCCAATAATGTGGAGAAGGCAATCTATATCTCTACAGACAAGGCTGCTAATCCGTCCAATTTCTACGGAATGACTAAGGCTATTGGCGAGAAGCTGTTTGTCTATGCCAATCTGCTGGGATCGAACACCCGTTTCGTGACCGTACGCGGCGGCAATGTGTTGGGAACTAACGGCAGTGTGGTGCATCTGTTCATGAAACAGATTAAAGACAAAAGCCAGGTACGCATCACCGATATGAATATGACACGCTTCTTCTTCACACTGCGCGACGCCATTACCCTGCTGTTCAAAGCCTCCGAGATCAGCCTGGGCGGCGAAATCTTCGTGATGACCATGCCCACCTGCCGGATTGTTGATCTGGCCGAGGTGCTGATCGAAGCCTCCGGCAAGCCGGATGTCAGCATTGTGGAAGCGGGTATCCGTCCCGGAGAGAAGATTCATGAGATTCTGATGAGCGACTTCGAGAGCCTGACAACCGTTGTCTATGACGAGCAATATCTGGTGATTCTGCCGACGCTGGATATGCCGGAGCTGAAGGCCCATTACAGCTCTTATCCGCAGGTATCATTCAACAGCTTCAGCTCCGAGGACAATCTGATGAACCAGCATGAGATCAAGGATATTCTCATCCGGGGAGGCTTCCTGCAATGA
- the wecB gene encoding non-hydrolyzing UDP-N-acetylglucosamine 2-epimerase, which produces MKIMTILGTRPEIIRLSVILPLLDEHADSHVLVHTGQNFTASLSGIFFAELGLRTPDYVLQDKQAGLGGQLATMFGSLESILLTEQPDRILLLGDTNSALCALLAERMGIPVVHMEAGNRCYDLKVPEEKNRRVIDAVSTINMPYTQQSKRHLLSEGFPSNRIVLTGNPIHEVMTRYSPQIHASDILERLKLKPGQYFLVTAHRAENVDDPPALEQIMNGLNAVAEQFGLRLICSIHPRTRSRLTGQPMHPLVEFHEPFGFFDFVHLEQHALCAITDSGTVQEECCLTGVPTVTIRRTTERPETVDCGSNVVSGVDAAQILRCAKLMTAFSRQWEAPEGYLTPDVSSKVVKFLLGGNLNVL; this is translated from the coding sequence ATGAAGATTATGACGATTCTGGGCACTCGGCCCGAAATCATCCGCCTCAGCGTTATCCTTCCGCTACTTGACGAGCATGCAGACAGCCATGTGCTTGTGCATACAGGACAGAACTTTACCGCGAGTCTCAGCGGGATCTTTTTTGCCGAGCTGGGACTTCGGACGCCGGACTATGTGCTGCAGGATAAGCAGGCTGGTCTCGGCGGCCAGCTGGCAACGATGTTCGGCAGTCTGGAGAGCATCCTGCTGACAGAGCAGCCAGACCGGATTCTGCTGCTGGGCGATACCAACAGTGCGCTCTGCGCGCTGCTGGCCGAACGGATGGGGATTCCGGTAGTGCACATGGAAGCGGGCAACCGCTGCTACGATCTGAAAGTGCCGGAGGAGAAAAACCGCCGTGTCATAGATGCCGTATCCACCATTAATATGCCTTATACGCAGCAGAGCAAACGACATCTGCTCAGCGAAGGATTTCCAAGCAACCGCATTGTGCTGACCGGCAATCCGATTCATGAAGTGATGACCCGCTACTCGCCGCAGATCCATGCCAGCGATATTCTGGAGCGGCTGAAGCTGAAGCCGGGACAGTATTTTCTGGTTACCGCCCACCGCGCGGAGAACGTGGATGATCCGCCCGCGCTGGAACAGATCATGAATGGGCTAAATGCGGTGGCTGAGCAATTTGGCCTGCGGCTGATCTGCAGCATCCATCCCCGTACCCGCTCCAGGCTGACCGGACAGCCGATGCACCCGCTGGTGGAATTTCATGAGCCGTTTGGATTTTTTGATTTTGTCCATCTGGAGCAGCATGCCTTATGCGCGATTACCGACAGTGGAACCGTGCAGGAGGAGTGCTGCCTCACAGGAGTGCCAACCGTAACTATCCGCCGCACCACTGAACGTCCGGAGACGGTCGACTGCGGCAGCAATGTAGTATCCGGTGTGGATGCAGCACAGATTCTGCGCTGTGCGAAGCTGATGACGGCGTTCAGTCGGCAATGGGAGGCACCGGAGGGTTATTTGACCCCGGATGTCTCAAGCAAGGTAGTCAAATTTCTGCTTGGAGGGAACCTGAATGTTCTATAA
- a CDS encoding glycosyltransferase — protein sequence MADKATIVLFSHVSNTRSITGAEKLLLFFSRELSVYFHCILVAPEDGKLTRLARSSGLQVELMPIPLVYGMYTPYGGLEADIGKLKESREYRALSGWLAALRPAFIITSTCVHALPALAAKQLNIPVIWKISETMTVNEYTPLSAGVIDRNSDEILAISHTVASCFPEDIRQAKVTQLPPSWNEQDLMQDAWSKLRGERRRELRVRPEEPLIGYISSFINKEKGLEHFVKMAVLVSAKHPRAKYVVIGTAGDKSYYDRCIRKVKLEGLHAHFKFVGYEDCLPSAYCAMDLLVVPSLIREGFGMTALEGISFGKPVVAYDSGGLREILHAAGSMQNLVPAEDIPALAARTSALLAEPGLAEAEAASARLRISALYGPGAYRARLQGLAESWSLRYCTPPPVQTTGGLQDPPAAAPAGEDPAPAAPRSSRASRRAALRRGKLRRGRLRHASAKARRRRRTRPVGARRAALRRRRRRRLRSRAAGKRRGARRRAKSRKSG from the coding sequence ATGGCCGACAAAGCTACAATCGTACTCTTTTCCCATGTGTCCAACACCCGCAGCATTACGGGAGCGGAGAAGCTGCTGTTATTCTTCAGCCGGGAGCTGTCCGTTTACTTCCATTGTATTCTGGTCGCGCCGGAAGACGGCAAGCTGACCCGGCTGGCCCGCAGCTCCGGGCTTCAGGTAGAACTGATGCCGATCCCGCTGGTGTATGGAATGTACACTCCTTATGGGGGGCTCGAGGCGGATATTGGCAAACTCAAGGAGAGCCGGGAATACCGCGCTCTAAGCGGCTGGCTCGCCGCCCTGCGTCCGGCCTTCATCATCACGAGTACCTGTGTGCATGCCCTGCCGGCACTGGCCGCCAAGCAGCTGAATATTCCGGTCATCTGGAAGATATCGGAGACAATGACGGTTAACGAATACACACCACTCAGCGCAGGCGTGATTGACCGGAACAGCGACGAGATCCTGGCGATTTCTCATACGGTAGCCTCCTGTTTCCCGGAAGACATCCGCCAAGCCAAGGTTACGCAGCTGCCGCCTTCCTGGAATGAGCAGGATCTGATGCAGGACGCCTGGAGCAAGCTGCGCGGAGAACGGCGGCGCGAGCTGCGGGTTCGCCCGGAGGAGCCGCTGATCGGTTATATCTCTTCCTTCATTAATAAGGAGAAGGGATTGGAGCATTTTGTGAAGATGGCGGTGCTGGTGTCTGCTAAGCATCCCCGTGCCAAATATGTAGTGATCGGGACAGCGGGGGACAAAAGCTACTATGACCGCTGTATCCGTAAGGTGAAGCTGGAAGGGCTGCATGCCCATTTCAAATTCGTCGGCTACGAAGACTGCCTGCCCTCTGCTTATTGTGCGATGGATCTGCTGGTTGTACCGAGCCTGATCCGCGAGGGGTTTGGCATGACTGCGCTGGAGGGGATCAGCTTCGGCAAGCCGGTAGTCGCCTATGACTCCGGCGGCCTGAGAGAGATTCTGCATGCTGCGGGCAGCATGCAGAATCTGGTCCCGGCGGAGGATATCCCCGCGCTGGCGGCGCGCACCTCCGCTCTGCTGGCCGAGCCGGGGCTGGCTGAGGCCGAAGCGGCATCAGCGCGCCTGCGCATCAGCGCGCTCTACGGCCCGGGCGCTTACCGCGCCCGGCTGCAAGGGCTGGCGGAGTCGTGGAGCCTCCGCTACTGCACCCCGCCGCCGGTTCAGACCACCGGCGGCCTGCAAGACCCGCCCGCCGCCGCACCGGCGGGCGAGGACCCTGCGCCGGCTGCGCCCCGCAGCAGCCGGGCATCCCGCCGCGCGGCCCTGCGGCGCGGCAAGCTCCGGCGCGGGCGGCTGCGCCACGCCAGCGCCAAGGCCCGGAGGCGGCGGCGCACGCGTCCGGTGGGAGCACGCCGCGCGGCTCTGCGGCGTAGGCGTCGTCGGCGGCTGCGCAGCAGAGCCGCCGGCAAGCGGCGCGGGGCAAGGCGCCGCGCCAAGAGCCGCAAGTCGGGCTAA
- a CDS encoding CgeB family protein — MNNDFILPAPPQPLTPAEQEKLRGRLIGFKGGYDEGYLRGRLAILDGRAEEVLPVRNIHVMYVASGKGYPYSPLDDAVLAALQKLTIQVTVTDVRQNLIELIAAQRPDLVLVLDGMDLPLEQINILRGAGIKTAIWLTDDPYYTDFTAKVVNYYDYVFTLERNCVEFYQELGCTDVHYLPFAAHREHYRPTTTRSPITRDVSFIGSAYWNRVNFFREVLPELMTYNSVINGIWWDRLPEAALYGERIEVGKWMSPQETASAYSGSKIVINLHRSHIDEVANNNTLSIPAVSPNPRTFEIAASGTLQLCDARDDMGNFYKPGKEIETFDSPREMMDKIHYYLNHEEERRAIALAAYERTLKDHTYNKRIDQLLTVIYGPA; from the coding sequence ATGAACAATGATTTCATATTGCCTGCACCGCCGCAGCCTCTGACGCCTGCGGAGCAAGAAAAGCTGAGAGGCCGCCTTATCGGCTTCAAGGGCGGTTACGATGAAGGGTATCTGCGCGGAAGGCTGGCTATTCTCGATGGGCGTGCGGAGGAGGTTCTTCCGGTGCGCAACATTCATGTGATGTATGTGGCATCAGGCAAAGGATATCCCTATTCTCCGCTGGATGATGCTGTGCTCGCCGCCCTGCAGAAATTGACCATCCAGGTCACGGTGACGGATGTGCGGCAGAACTTGATCGAGCTGATAGCCGCGCAGCGTCCCGATCTGGTGCTGGTGCTTGATGGCATGGATCTGCCGCTGGAGCAGATTAACATTCTGCGTGGAGCGGGCATCAAGACGGCAATCTGGCTCACTGACGACCCTTATTACACAGACTTCACTGCTAAAGTCGTCAATTATTACGATTACGTATTCACACTTGAACGCAATTGTGTGGAGTTCTACCAGGAGCTTGGCTGCACCGATGTACATTACCTGCCTTTTGCCGCTCACCGGGAGCACTACCGCCCAACCACAACCCGCTCGCCGATCACCCGTGATGTCAGCTTCATCGGCTCCGCTTACTGGAACCGGGTCAATTTCTTCCGTGAGGTGCTGCCGGAGCTGATGACCTACAATAGCGTAATCAACGGCATTTGGTGGGATCGACTGCCCGAAGCGGCGCTGTATGGTGAGCGGATTGAAGTAGGCAAATGGATGTCGCCTCAGGAAACTGCGTCCGCGTACAGCGGCTCCAAAATCGTCATCAACCTGCACCGCTCCCACATCGATGAGGTCGCCAACAATAATACGCTGTCGATTCCGGCGGTGTCGCCTAACCCCCGCACGTTTGAGATCGCGGCCAGCGGTACGCTGCAGCTCTGTGATGCGAGAGACGATATGGGCAACTTCTACAAGCCAGGCAAGGAGATCGAAACGTTTGACAGCCCCCGCGAGATGATGGATAAGATCCATTATTACCTCAACCATGAGGAGGAGCGCCGGGCTATTGCGCTGGCGGCCTATGAACGGACGCTGAAAGATCATACCTACAACAAGCGTATCGACCAGCTGCTGACAGTGATTTACGGCCCTGCCTGA
- a CDS encoding CgeB family protein, with translation MKAKRRKQRPRDYRDGYSQGYRLGTLEAVRQLNSPGAEACRPLKLMYVPQGFEAIDTGVIEALQQLVSELVVSTPESMLETAARERPGAVLVMNGLHVFPENHLEQIAEIRNLGITTAIWFVDDPYFTQDTSQICRSYDHVFTHELGCVEFYRSLKVLSVHYLPLCVNPSMFHPRRTGPQYNYDVVFIGNAFHNRTKLFDELAPFLRTKKVLIAGGFWERLSSYDQLEPSISPGFIPPAETANYYSGAKLVINIHRPWETGQDNRNSYGLPSRSINPRTYEISACGTMQLTDVRDDLRNFYRPGYDLETFGSAGELQEKIDYYLKHEKERRIYALRSLRTTLQNHTFIARLPQLLNVLTAR, from the coding sequence GTGAAAGCAAAAAGAAGAAAACAGCGCCCGCGGGATTACCGCGACGGGTACTCGCAAGGGTACCGTCTGGGCACGCTTGAAGCCGTGCGGCAGCTGAATAGTCCTGGAGCAGAGGCATGCCGTCCTCTTAAGCTGATGTATGTGCCGCAAGGTTTTGAAGCGATTGATACGGGTGTGATTGAGGCGCTGCAGCAACTGGTAAGCGAGCTGGTAGTCAGCACCCCGGAGAGCATGCTGGAAACGGCCGCCAGGGAAAGGCCGGGTGCAGTGCTCGTGATGAACGGGCTGCATGTGTTCCCTGAGAATCATCTGGAGCAGATTGCCGAGATCAGGAATTTGGGGATTACCACAGCCATTTGGTTTGTCGATGATCCTTATTTTACCCAGGATACCTCGCAGATCTGCCGCTCTTATGACCATGTATTCACACATGAGCTAGGCTGTGTGGAGTTCTATCGTTCGCTGAAAGTGCTGTCCGTCCATTATCTGCCGCTGTGCGTCAATCCGTCCATGTTCCATCCGCGCCGCACGGGTCCGCAATATAACTATGATGTCGTCTTTATCGGGAATGCCTTTCACAACCGCACGAAGCTGTTTGATGAGCTGGCCCCTTTTCTCCGCACCAAAAAAGTGCTGATAGCCGGAGGCTTCTGGGAACGCCTCAGCAGCTATGATCAGCTGGAGCCATCGATTAGCCCTGGGTTTATCCCCCCGGCTGAAACGGCGAACTATTACAGCGGCGCCAAGCTGGTGATTAACATCCACCGCCCTTGGGAGACGGGTCAGGATAACCGCAACAGCTACGGTCTTCCGTCCCGCTCCATCAATCCGCGTACCTATGAGATCAGCGCCTGCGGCACGATGCAGCTTACGGATGTGCGTGATGATCTGAGGAATTTTTACCGGCCGGGATATGATCTGGAGACGTTTGGCTCGGCAGGGGAGCTGCAGGAGAAGATTGACTATTACCTGAAGCACGAGAAGGAGCGGCGGATTTACGCCTTGCGGAGTCTGCGCACCACCTTGCAGAACCATACGTTTATCGCACGCTTGCCCCAGTTACTGAATGTCCTTACGGCACGTTAA
- a CDS encoding AAA family ATPase — protein MNNAMLYLRHAELLRGQVSSFDVYPYALPVVRSLERLVFEKQVTFLVGENGSGKSTLLEGIAAAWGFNPEGGTLNFSFNTRASHSGLYEHLRIARGVRRPQDGFFLRAESYYNVASYIDQLDEEQQPLPLPLIKDSYGGKSLHEQSHGESFFATFIHRFGGRGLYILDEPEAALSPLRQMSLLTRMHELVQQHSQFIIATHSPILMSYPGADIRLLDGEGIRPVTLEETDHYTITRAFMNNRERMLQELLGD, from the coding sequence ATGAATAACGCCATGCTGTACCTGCGCCACGCCGAGCTGCTTCGCGGACAAGTGTCTTCCTTCGATGTTTATCCTTATGCGCTGCCTGTGGTGCGTTCGCTGGAGCGGCTTGTGTTTGAGAAGCAGGTAACGTTTCTGGTGGGAGAGAACGGCAGCGGCAAATCCACATTGCTGGAGGGTATTGCTGCTGCCTGGGGTTTTAATCCTGAAGGGGGAACGCTTAATTTCTCGTTCAATACCCGCGCATCCCATTCGGGGCTGTATGAGCATCTTAGAATTGCCAGAGGGGTAAGACGCCCACAGGACGGCTTCTTCCTGCGGGCGGAGAGTTATTACAATGTAGCCAGCTATATTGATCAATTGGATGAAGAGCAGCAACCACTGCCACTGCCACTGATTAAAGATTCATATGGAGGGAAATCGCTGCATGAGCAGTCCCATGGAGAATCTTTCTTCGCCACGTTCATTCACCGCTTCGGAGGACGGGGCCTCTACATCCTGGACGAGCCGGAAGCCGCGCTGTCTCCGCTGCGCCAAATGTCGCTGCTGACGCGGATGCATGAGCTGGTGCAGCAGCATTCCCAGTTCATTATCGCTACCCACTCTCCCATCCTGATGTCCTATCCCGGTGCAGATATCCGGCTGTTGGACGGCGAAGGCATCCGGCCGGTGACTTTGGAGGAGACGGACCATTACACCATTACCCGGGCGTTCATGAACAACCGTGAGCGGATGCTGCAGGAGCTGCTGGGAGACTAG
- a CDS encoding LTA synthase family protein, with translation MKERRYFSVGSTFYIVAGLLWVKLLLLRYLFFDNIAWEWITADIAPVLFLMGIFTLLTPVRMRTAVYWIFNGLLSLLLFAASVYFNHFGSVPTYLALTELGQVGQVKESVESTIQRVDLLFFADLVIIGGYSLFRRWKQGKRSYGYRSNHGRYELSSEPSKARFVHLTVLLVAIIGGFALSAYSVQAARDITNELVQAESAGFLSYEVAAALKVQEDNGLHGTGDINDTIARIDALEQTYPYSDKTPGAAPDDFGSFKGKNVIVIQMEAFQNFPLHESLDGQELTPVLNKLADEGYYFPHVYQQIGPGNTSDAEFISNTSIYPIATLAMSTGFGDRKIPSLPRLLRDKGYEAYTFHVNNVAFWNRNEMYPALGFNGYYDKKSFTNDHFNSFGASDEQLYRTAVEKLAALNQKGTPFYAQMVTVSSHHPFKVKDEFKKITIPDNLKDTMLGDYLAAINYTDYAIGTLIEELKSSGLWDNTVLVMYGDHFGLQPKDVPEEQVEQALGISYDSRVSRFNIPLIIHAPGMKQGMKVERTGGQLDILPTLANLLGVSLQEEGFTAFGHDLLNIDRNVVGMRYYSPTGSFFNDEIMFVPGKDFQNGEAVSLDKLEPVTDFSRYQQDYDYILKLMRLSDEYVKLLPQR, from the coding sequence ATGAAGGAAAGAAGATATTTTTCAGTCGGGAGTACGTTTTATATTGTAGCGGGGCTGCTGTGGGTCAAGCTGCTGCTGCTGCGGTATTTGTTTTTTGACAACATTGCCTGGGAATGGATCACGGCGGATATTGCGCCAGTGCTGTTCCTGATGGGTATCTTCACGCTGCTGACGCCTGTGCGGATGAGAACGGCGGTCTACTGGATCTTTAATGGACTGCTGTCGCTGCTGCTGTTTGCCGCCAGTGTGTATTTCAACCACTTTGGTTCGGTGCCTACCTATCTGGCGTTGACGGAACTAGGGCAGGTGGGCCAGGTGAAGGAAAGTGTGGAGTCAACGATTCAAAGGGTGGATTTGCTGTTCTTTGCCGATTTGGTGATTATAGGCGGCTACAGCCTGTTCCGCCGCTGGAAGCAAGGGAAACGGTCGTATGGATACCGCAGTAACCATGGCAGGTATGAGCTGTCAAGCGAGCCGTCCAAGGCACGATTCGTCCATCTTACTGTGCTGCTGGTAGCGATCATTGGCGGTTTTGCTCTGTCTGCCTATTCGGTTCAGGCCGCGCGCGACATCACCAATGAACTGGTACAGGCGGAGAGCGCCGGCTTCCTCAGCTATGAGGTGGCAGCGGCGCTGAAGGTTCAGGAAGATAACGGGCTGCATGGTACCGGAGATATCAACGATACGATTGCCCGAATAGATGCTCTGGAGCAGACCTACCCTTACAGCGATAAGACTCCAGGAGCGGCACCGGATGATTTCGGCTCATTTAAGGGTAAGAATGTCATTGTGATCCAGATGGAGGCCTTTCAGAACTTTCCACTGCACGAGTCGCTGGATGGGCAGGAGCTAACACCGGTGCTGAACAAGCTGGCGGATGAGGGATACTATTTCCCGCATGTCTATCAGCAGATCGGGCCCGGAAACACCTCGGATGCCGAATTTATAAGCAATACGTCAATTTACCCCATCGCCACGCTGGCGATGTCCACCGGTTTCGGGGACCGGAAGATTCCAAGCCTGCCAAGGCTGCTGCGTGACAAAGGGTATGAGGCCTACACTTTCCATGTGAACAATGTGGCTTTTTGGAATCGCAATGAGATGTATCCGGCACTGGGCTTTAACGGGTATTATGACAAAAAGTCATTTACCAATGACCATTTCAACTCCTTCGGTGCTTCGGATGAGCAATTGTATCGTACAGCCGTGGAGAAGCTGGCTGCGCTTAACCAGAAGGGCACTCCTTTCTATGCACAGATGGTGACAGTCTCCAGCCACCACCCGTTCAAGGTCAAGGACGAGTTTAAGAAAATCACTATCCCCGACAATCTGAAGGATACCATGCTGGGCGATTATCTGGCAGCCATCAATTATACGGATTATGCGATTGGGACCTTGATTGAGGAGCTGAAGAGCAGCGGACTGTGGGATAACACGGTGCTTGTGATGTACGGGGACCATTTCGGACTGCAGCCCAAGGATGTTCCCGAAGAACAGGTGGAGCAGGCGCTGGGTATTTCCTATGATTCGCGGGTCAGCCGCTTCAACATCCCTTTGATCATTCATGCTCCTGGTATGAAGCAGGGGATGAAGGTGGAGCGGACCGGCGGCCAACTGGACATCCTCCCTACGCTGGCCAATCTGCTTGGGGTTTCGCTTCAGGAGGAAGGATTCACTGCTTTTGGGCATGATCTGCTGAACATTGACCGCAATGTGGTCGGGATGCGTTATTATTCGCCTACAGGCTCGTTTTTTAATGATGAAATTATGTTTGTTCCCGGCAAGGATTTCCAGAATGGAGAAGCGGTATCGCTGGATAAGCTGGAGCCGGTGACAGACTTCAGCCGCTATCAGCAGGATTACGATTATATCCTGAAGCTGATGCGCTTGTCGGATGAATACGTGAAGCTGCTTCCGCAGCGGTAG